In Candidatus Defluviilinea proxima, a single genomic region encodes these proteins:
- a CDS encoding DinB family protein, whose protein sequence is MQDTRSTLDVIYENWRGYNGKLQNCIAPLTKEQLILQPAPRMWPLGQIVQHIISVRAGWFSGTLQDVDSVMDEYMLWGQRDSPDRSATELVCGLNETWAFIESRLQRWTPADCAKTFPDEWDGQIHEVSRSWVIYHVMEHDIYHGSDVSLILGMNGLQAIDI, encoded by the coding sequence ATGCAGGATACACGATCAACATTAGATGTGATTTATGAAAACTGGCGAGGGTATAACGGAAAGTTGCAGAACTGTATCGCCCCTTTGACGAAGGAGCAACTTATATTGCAACCCGCCCCGCGTATGTGGCCCTTAGGTCAGATTGTGCAACACATTATTTCGGTAAGGGCAGGATGGTTCAGTGGTACTCTACAGGATGTTGACAGTGTGATGGATGAGTACATGTTATGGGGTCAACGTGATTCGCCGGATCGCAGTGCAACAGAACTGGTGTGCGGACTCAACGAAACTTGGGCATTCATTGAATCTCGTTTACAACGCTGGACTCCTGCTGACTGTGCCAAGACTTTCCCTGATGAGTGGGATGGCCAAATACATGAGGTGTCACGCAGTTGGGTGATATATCATGTGATGGAACACGATATATATCATGGTAGTGATGTCTCGTTGATCCTGGGTATGAACGGACTACAAGCAATTGATATTTGA
- a CDS encoding class I SAM-dependent methyltransferase, whose protein sequence is MPFDENYFSSHTYANITFAKYSMYWWSNRFYATLARRYGKRGTRFLEVGSGMGHLTGQLEDTFETFGCDLNHWAVKQSKVVVEKSHLQTASAQELPYADGVFNVVIIKHIVEHLPDPQKAINEIGRVTEKGGTLILATPNLDSLLKPWKGDKWIGYQDPTHISLKRPAEWFSYVKDAGFTIQRTFADGFWDVPYIPLIPKQIQKLFFGSLGGFQAISSLVFLPYTWGESVIVIAKKN, encoded by the coding sequence ATGCCCTTCGACGAAAATTATTTCTCCTCCCACACGTACGCAAATATTACCTTCGCCAAGTACAGCATGTACTGGTGGTCCAATCGATTCTATGCCACGCTCGCGCGCCGATACGGTAAACGCGGAACACGTTTTCTGGAAGTTGGCTCAGGCATGGGGCATCTCACCGGCCAGCTTGAAGATACGTTTGAAACGTTCGGTTGTGACCTCAACCACTGGGCGGTCAAGCAATCCAAGGTGGTTGTGGAGAAATCCCATTTACAAACGGCCAGCGCGCAGGAACTTCCGTACGCGGACGGCGTCTTTAATGTCGTGATCATCAAGCACATCGTGGAACATTTGCCTGACCCGCAAAAGGCAATTAACGAGATTGGCCGTGTCACCGAGAAGGGCGGAACGCTCATCCTTGCCACGCCGAACCTTGATTCCCTGCTCAAACCGTGGAAGGGTGATAAGTGGATCGGTTATCAAGACCCAACCCATATTTCTCTCAAACGTCCCGCTGAATGGTTTTCCTACGTGAAAGATGCTGGTTTTACGATCCAGCGCACGTTTGCAGACGGTTTCTGGGACGTTCCGTATATTCCTCTTATTCCCAAACAGATCCAAAAATTATTTTTCGGTTCGCTCGGTGGTTTTCAAGCGATCTCAAGCCTGGTCTTTCTGCCCTACACATGGGGTGAAAGCGTTATTGTGATCGCGAAAAAGAACTGA
- a CDS encoding class I SAM-dependent methyltransferase, with protein sequence MKKDFLFLQLRDLPYFRAFLRAVESSYYQDLPLPAPVYDVGCGDGHFASLTFDQKIDVGLDPWHGPIHEAKKFGAYKSLVESDGAKSPFPSEHFASGFSNSVLEHIPHIDDVLKETARVLKKDAPFYFCVPNTRYFTELSISKVLGKPYEEWFRKISRVEHADEPDVWKERLERAGFELVRWWHYFSPASMRVLEWGHYFGVPSVFARVLTGKWILSRTEWNLWLTKNYVSRYASPEPLDNGTFTFYIARKRP encoded by the coding sequence TTGAAAAAAGATTTTCTGTTTCTACAATTGCGTGACCTGCCCTACTTCCGTGCGTTTTTGCGCGCGGTGGAGAGTTCGTATTATCAAGACCTGCCATTGCCCGCGCCTGTTTATGATGTAGGATGCGGCGACGGCCATTTCGCTTCGTTGACCTTCGACCAGAAAATTGATGTGGGTCTTGACCCGTGGCATGGACCCATCCACGAGGCGAAGAAGTTCGGCGCGTATAAATCGCTGGTGGAGTCGGATGGAGCGAAATCACCTTTCCCCTCGGAACATTTTGCCAGTGGATTTAGCAACTCGGTGCTTGAACACATTCCGCACATCGACGATGTTTTGAAAGAGACCGCACGCGTGTTGAAGAAGGATGCGCCGTTCTATTTCTGTGTGCCGAACACGAGATACTTTACCGAGTTGTCCATTTCAAAAGTTTTGGGCAAGCCGTATGAAGAATGGTTTCGCAAGATCTCGCGTGTGGAACATGCGGACGAACCCGACGTATGGAAGGAACGTTTGGAGCGTGCAGGTTTTGAGTTGGTGCGTTGGTGGCATTACTTTTCGCCCGCTTCGATGCGCGTGTTAGAATGGGGCCACTATTTTGGAGTCCCTTCTGTCTTTGCCCGTGTTCTCACCGGTAAGTGGATTCTCTCTCGTACGGAATGGAATCTGTGGCTGACGAAGAACTATGTAAGCAGGTACGCTTCCCCTGAACCGCTCGATAACGGGACGTTCACATTCTATATTGCACGCAAGAGACCGTAG
- a CDS encoding glycosyltransferase family 4 protein, which yields MKILTVLTYYRPHTSGLTIYAERLARAFVKRGHEVTVMTTQFDPSLPREEMMDGVKVIRIPVAARVSKGVIAPTFGWVATKLVAQHDVVQLHLPQFDAPGVALRGRLFGKPAVLTYHCDLLLPPGFFNRIVNTVVDFQNNMAGILSSHIVTYTQDYADHSPFLSRYASKLTPILPPVEMPDPLPGAVEAFAKAHHIDERKPVIGMAARFAAEKGVEVLIDAMPAILQKYPKAQVLYAGTYQDVMGEQAYSARLMPRIREYEIQGHWTFLGNLDPVQMAAFYPNLDVLTVPSLNSTEAFGLVQIEAMMNGVPCVPSALPGVRQPVTMHGMGRVAKIGDAASLAESILEVLSEPQKFKGDIESIKKSYNPDSIAQEYEKLFGRLMKKGV from the coding sequence ATGAAAATACTCACCGTCCTCACCTATTACCGCCCGCACACCTCGGGGCTCACCATTTACGCCGAACGTTTGGCACGTGCCTTTGTCAAACGCGGACACGAAGTCACTGTAATGACCACGCAGTTTGATCCGTCGCTTCCTCGCGAAGAGATGATGGACGGCGTCAAAGTCATCCGCATCCCTGTGGCGGCACGCGTCAGCAAAGGCGTCATCGCTCCCACGTTCGGTTGGGTGGCTACAAAACTTGTCGCACAGCATGATGTCGTCCAATTGCATTTGCCCCAATTCGATGCGCCCGGCGTTGCTCTGCGCGGACGTCTCTTCGGCAAGCCTGCTGTCCTCACGTATCACTGCGACCTGCTTTTGCCGCCTGGGTTCTTCAACCGCATCGTCAACACCGTTGTGGATTTTCAAAACAACATGGCTGGGATTTTATCGAGTCACATCGTGACGTACACACAGGATTATGCAGATCATTCGCCCTTCCTCTCACGCTACGCCTCCAAACTGACCCCGATCCTGCCTCCCGTCGAAATGCCTGATCCACTCCCCGGAGCGGTCGAAGCATTCGCAAAGGCACATCATATTGACGAACGTAAACCCGTGATAGGCATGGCTGCACGTTTTGCCGCTGAAAAGGGTGTCGAAGTTCTCATCGATGCAATGCCTGCCATTTTGCAGAAATACCCGAAAGCACAAGTCCTTTATGCAGGGACATATCAAGATGTGATGGGCGAGCAAGCTTATTCAGCTCGTCTTATGCCTCGCATTCGAGAATATGAAATACAAGGACATTGGACTTTCCTTGGTAACCTCGACCCTGTTCAAATGGCCGCCTTCTACCCCAACCTCGATGTGTTGACCGTCCCATCACTCAACTCCACCGAAGCATTTGGTCTTGTGCAGATCGAAGCGATGATGAACGGTGTACCGTGTGTCCCGTCTGCGTTGCCGGGGGTACGGCAACCGGTCACTATGCATGGAATGGGGAGAGTCGCTAAAATCGGAGATGCGGCCAGTTTGGCCGAATCCATTCTCGAGGTCCTGAGCGAACCGCAAAAGTTCAAGGGCGATATTGAGTCGATCAAAAAGTCCTATAATCCTGATTCGATCGCGCAAGAATACGAAAAGTTATTCGGGCGTTTGATGAAAAAAGGAGTTTGA